From the Streptomyces sp. SN-593 genome, the window TGGTCCAGCTCGCCCGCGCCAACCTGCGCAACGTCCCCCGCCCGTAGGGCGCTTCGCGCCGGGTCGGGAGGGCCGCGCGGGAGGCCGGCGCGGAAGGTTCGCGCTGAGCCGAACCCTGGGATGAGTGGACGCAGTCGTGGTGGGCATTCCTATCGACAGGGGAACGAACAGGCGGCCCGAACGGGGGAAGCAGGACGAACATCACGGGGTACCGGTTGCGGCGCGCGGTACGGCGGGCGGATCTGCCCGCGGTCGCCGAGACCCGCAGGGTCCTTCGGGACAACCTGCGGGAGTGGGGCGTCTCCGCACTGGTGGACACGACGGAACTACTGGCCACCGAACTTCTCACCAACGCACTCCAGCACACCTGCGGCGGCGCCGTGCTGACCGCGACGCTCTCGCCGGAGGCGCTGCGCGCCGGCATGGCGGGGCAGTGGCTGCGGATCGAGGTCCGCGACACCGTCGCCCGCCTGCCGCGCCCGCGGCGACGGGAGGTCGATCCCGCAGGCGACCACGGCACCTCGGGGCGCGGACTGCTGCTCGTCGAGGCGCTCGCCGACGCGTGGGGCGTGCGACCGTGCCCGACCGGCGGGAAGGAGGTCTGGTTCGAGTTGCGCGCGCATCCGAACTGAGGCCGCGAACCGCTGCCTTGACCGGCTGACCGGCTGACCGACCGGCAGCCTGACCGTCTCGCCGTCTCGCCGTCTCGCCGTCTCACCGACTCGCCGCCTTCCGTCCGACGGCCCGTCCGCCTGATCACCCGATCGCGGACCCGCGGCGGACACGGGCGGCGCGGGCCGACGGCGGCAGGACCGGCGACGGCGCGGTGACCAGGCGGCGACAGCCCGGGCGCGGTACCCGCCCGGGCCCGACACCGCCCCCGGAACGGCGACGGCGTGACCGCGGGCGGACCGGTGTCCGTCCGGCAGCCACGCCACCGTGCCGCACTTCGTACGCTCAGGCGCTCAGGCGCTCAGCCGAACTGCCGCTCCAGATCCTCCAACTTGCGCTCCAGGGAGTCCAGCCGGGGCAGCGTCAGCGTGTCGTCCTCGGCGATCAGGTCGATCGTCTTCGGGCTCGACGCCGGCGTGGACGCGGGCTCCGCCGACCGGGACGCCGAAGCCGGCTGCTCCGCCGCGGAGTTGACGGCCGGCGCCGGAGCCGGCGCGCCCTCGCGGACCGGTTGGAGCGCGGGACGCGCCCGCACCGGCAGCTCGCCGGCCGGCAGCTCCACCGAAGGGGCTATTACAGGCTCCGAAGCGGGCTGGCCGCTGCCCGCGCTGCTGCTGGCGGGCAGTTCGACCTGGCGGCCGCCCCGCCCCCCGCGCGGCCACGGCCGACCCTGCCGGGTCAGCGCCTTGATCTTCGCGCGCTCCATCCGGTCGTGCTCGCGGCGGCGCAACTCGTTCTGCTCGCGCTGCCGCTTGTCCTCGCGGACCTCCTCGACCGCCTCGTCCAGCGAGCGCACGCCCTCCAGCAGCATCAGCGACCAGGCGCCGTACGTCTCGCGCGGGGCACGCAGCCATCGCACCATCCGGATCTGCGGCAACGGCCTCGGCACCAGGCCCTGTTCGCGCAGCGCCGCCCGGCGCGTCTGCTTCAGCGCGCGGTCGAAGAGCACCGCGGCCGACAGCGACATGCCGGCGAAGAACTGCGGCGCGCCGGCGTGCTCGACGCCGCGCGGCGCGTGCACCCAGTTGAACCAGGCGGCGGCGCCGGCGAACATCCACACCAGCATGCGCGAACCGAGTGCCGCGTCGCCGTGGCTGGCCTCGCGGACCGCCAGCACCGAGCAGAACATCGCCGCGCCGTCCAGACCGAACGGCACCAGGTACTCCCAGCCGTTGGTCAGACCGAGGTTCTGCCGACCGAAGCCGACCAGGCCGTGGAACGACAGGGCGGCGGCCACCGCGGCGCAGCAGAACAGCAGCACGTACGAGGCGCTGCCGTAGACCGCTTCCTTGCGGCGCCGGCGTTCCTCGCTGCGCTCCCAGGAATCGCCCTGGGTGGCGCTGTCACCGGACGCGCGGCGGTTGCGGAAGACGAAGACGCAAGCCGCGAGGACGACCAGACCGATACCGGCCGAGATCATCCAGTCCAGCGATATGTCCGTGATTCTCATATGCGATTCCTCGTGTCGCTTCCGTCGCGCTCGGGCCGTTGCGGCTGCTTACGACCGACATCATCGTGCAGAGTGCGGATGGGTGCAGACCTTACGGCACAAGAGCACGCGTACGGGTTCCCGGGTGCTCGAACTCACGTGCCAGAACGGATTAGTTGAGCGAGATCGTAGCGTGGTCGGTCAGGCCACGGACGCCCGGCGGTCGATCCGGTCCGCCACCCGCCGCCTCGGGCAGGTGGTACAGGTGTCCGCGGGACTGATGGTGTAGTAAAGGCAGCAGGTGAGGCGGGTGCGCGAGGAGGATGCGCACGGTGTGCCGGTTGACGGCCCGTCAACTGCCGTAGCCGGCTGGAAACCCGCACCGCCCGGGAAGGGGTGGATGCCGCCCGGCAGCAGCGCGGCCAGTTCGGTCACCGCCCGCTCCTCCTGGTCGAACAGCCGGCCGACGTACCAGAGCCCCTCGGTGATCTCGTCGGTGACCATGCCCCACAGCGCGTGTCGGCCGCGCCGCAGCAGCGGTCCGAAGCCCGCGAGCACCGGCGCGACGTGCTCGGCGACCGCCGCTCGCAGCTCGTCGCGGAGCGCGGCCGGGTGGTCCGCGGTGCGCGCGCCGGGCAGTGCCGCGCCCGGGTCGCCCGGAAGGCAGCTGAACGACCGGGTCCGTACGGTGATCCGGCCGCTCGCGGGCTGGAACGCCACGTCCTCCACCGGCAGCCGCGGCACCCTGCCGTGCAGGAACCACGGCACCGTGAAGAGCAGGCACGCCGGCCAGAGGTAGCGGTGCAGGGCGAGGGTCGCCGCGACGTCCGGACGCGGCGGGCGGTCGCGGCCCGGGGCCAGCTCCGCCGTGGTCTGCGTCACGAACGCCTCCAGCGCGGCGCCGCCCGCCGCGAGCTCGCCCGCGCCGATCCAGCCCGCGCCGGAGGGCGGCGGGGCGGCGGTGATCCGCAGTTGCGGGAAGACCGCGGACAGCCGGGCGTAGGAAGCGCTCGTCGCAAGCATGGTAAGGCTTACCTTAACCGCGCCCGGGAGGGTTTACGCTAGCGGCCGTACGCCGGACGGGTGAGTGCGCCGGCGCACCCGGCGGCCGGATCGCAACAGTGCAGGTCAACGGGATGTCGCGGGTCCGCGGCCGGACGTGCCCGGGCGTGTTCGGGTGTTTTTCCGGTGCCGGCCGACGCGGCCCCGTGGGCGGCTGGGAGCCGCGCCGAGCGGAGCGATCCGGGGCGACGGCGGAGATCGGCCCGCGGCGACGGCGGGGGAGAGGAGCAGGAGACGGTGGAGCCGGCCACGGCCATGGTGCCGCCCGCGCGGGTGCCCGAGCGGCTGTCCGTACGGGACCAGGTGCTCGACGGGCTGCGCGCCGCGATCGTCTCCGGGCGGCTCGCGCCCGGCTCGGTGCACTCCGCGCCGGAGCTGGCCGCGCGCTACGGCGTCTCCGCCACCCCGGTCCGCGAGGCGATGCAACTGCTCGCCCGCGAGGGTGCCGTCGAGGTGCTGCCCAACCGGGGGTTCCGCGTCGCCGAGCACACCGAGCGCGACCTCGCCGAGCTGGCGCAGGTGCGGGCGCTGCTCGAAGTCCCGGTGGTGCTCGAACTGACCCGCGCGGTGCCCGCCGACCGCTGGGAGGAGCTGCGACCGCTCGCCGACGCGGCGGTGGCGCTGGCGGCGCGCGGCGACAGCGGGGCGTACGCCGAGGCGGACCGGGCCTTCCACCGCGCGGTGCTGGGGCTGTCCGGCAACCGGCACCTGGTCGCCGTCGCGGACGAGCTGCACTGCCGTACGCAGTGGCCCGCCGCCGTGCTGCGCCGGGAGGGCGGCGTCGTCGCCGTCCGGGACCGGCTGGTCGCCGACGCCGCCGAGCACTGCGGGCTGCTCGACGCGGTGGCCGCGGGGGACGCGGAGCTGGCGGAGGCCGTGGCCCGGCGGCACTTCGGAGCGGGCGGCGGGTGCGCGGGTGCGGGCGGGGCGGAGGGCGCGGAGGGCGCTCCCGCCCGGTAGCGACGGCGCCTCTGTTCAGTAGGGCGGCTCCTCCGTTCCGTAAGGCGGCTCCTCCGTTCCGTAGGGCGGGGCCCGGACCGTGTCCGCGGCCGCCGCGGAAGCCACATCCGCCTCACGGGGTCACTCCCGCCGCAAGGGCGGCGAACCGGCCAGCGTGGCCGGAAGCGGGGTGGGAGGTATTCGGCCGTTCGCCGCGGCCCGGCGGGAGCCGCTCCCGAGGGGCGGGCCGTCCCGTTGGCGTGGATCGGGCTGTATACGAAGTGCGTCGCGGAACCCGTCCCTCCACCGTTCCGCTCCGATAGGCCCAACGCCGGGCAAAGTCATGCCCAAGCCTTTGACGGAGGGTGAGCACTGCGCGCTGCGGGCCTTGTTCATGCAGGCCATTCGCATGATGACCGAAAGTTGCTTACTGCATACACCTACCGTCTGGCGGCCGTTGACGGGTGTGCCGCGCCGGAACGACCATCCGTTTAGGTGCTCAATACACATGAATTCGTGTTGCGAGCGCGTTGCGTGCCGCGTGGACGAGCGGTCGAGTGACGAGTGGACGGAGAAGCGGATGTGCGGAATCACCGGATGGGTCTCGTACCAGCGTGACCTGGCCGGGCAGCGGCCGACGGTCGACGCGATGACCGAGACGATGTCCTGCCGGGGTCCCGACGACCGGGGCACCTGGATCAGCGGTCCGGCGGCGCTCGGCCACCGTAGGCTCGCCATCATCGACCTGCCCGGTGGCCGCCAGCCGATGACCGTCGAGGCACCCGGCGGCACCGTCGCCATGGTCTACTCCGGCGAGACCTACAACTTCACCGAGCTGCGCGCCGAGTTGGCCGGTCGCGGCCACCGGTTCACCACCGACTCGGACACCGAGGTGGTGCTGCACGGCTACCTGGAGTGGGGCGCGGCGGTCGCGGAGCGGCTGAACGGGATGTACGCCTTCGCCATCTGGGACGACCGCGAGAAGAAGCTCGTGATGGTCCGGGACCGGATGGGCATCAAGCCCTTTTACTACTACCCGACCGCCGACGGCGTGCTGTTCGGCTCCGAGCCCAAGGCGATCCTGGCCAACCCGCTCGCCGAGCGGACGGTGACGCTCGACGGGCTGCGCGAGCTGCTGGTCATGGTCAAGACGCCCGGGCACGGGTTCTGGGACGGCATGCACGAGGTGGAGCCGGGCACCGTGGTGACCGTGGACCGCTCCGGCATCCGCACCCACCGGTACTGGTCGCTGGAGACCCGGCCGCACACCGACGACAAGGAGGCGACGATCCGGCACGTGCGCACGCTGCTCGACGACATCGTGCGCCGCCAACTGGTGGCCGACGTCCCGCGCTGCACGCTGCTGTCCGGCGGGCTGGACTCCTCCGCGATGACCGCGCTGGCCGCGCAGCAGCTCGCCCGGACCGGGGAGACCGTCCGCAGCTTCGCGGTCGACTTCGTCGGGCAGGCCGAGAACTTCGTGGCCGACGAGCTGCGCGGCACCCCCGACACGCCGTTCGTGCACGACGTGGCCCGGACCTCCGGCACCGAGCACCAGGACATCGTGCTGGACTCCGACCAGCTCGCCGACCCCGAGGTGCGCTCCCGGGTGATCGCGGCCAGGGACCTGCCCGCGGGCTTCGGCGACATGGACGCGTCGCTCTACCTGCTCTTCAAGGCGATCCGCGCGCACTCGACGGTGGCGCTGTCCGGGGAGTCGGCCGACGAGGTCTTCGGCGGCTACCTCCAGTTCTTCGACCCCGAGGCGCGCAAGGGCCTCACGTTCCCCTGGCTGGAGAGCTTCGGTCGGCACTTCGGTGACGACGAGGCGATCCTCGGGGAGGACCTCAAGCACAGCCTGGACCTCGCGTCCTACGTCGCGGACTCCTACGCCACGGCCTCCGGCGAGGTGCGACGGCTCGACGGCGAGAGCGACTTCGAGTCCCGGATGCGCACCATCTCCTACCTCCACCTGACCCGGTTCGTACGCATCCTGCTCGACCGCAAGGACCGGGCGAGCATGGCGGTGGGCCTGGAGGTGCGGGTGCCGTTCTGCGACCACCGCCTGGTGGAGTACGTCTACAACGCGCCCTGGGCGCTGAAGTCCTTCGACGGGCGCGAGAAGAGCCTGCTGCGCGAGGCGACCGCCGACGTGCTGCCGCGCTCGGTCTACGACCGGGTCAAGAGCCCCTACCCGTCGACGCAGGACCCGGCGTACGCGGTCGCCCTCCAGAAGAACGTCAAGGAGGTGCTGGCGCAGCCCTCCCACCCGGTCTTCGAACTCGTCAGCCGCAGCGTGCTGGAGGAGGCGGTGCGCATCGACACCCCGCAGATCACGCAGGCGTCGCGGCGCGGCCTGGAGCGCGCCCTGGACCTGGCGCTGTGGATCGACATGTACCGCCCCACCCTGAAGCTGACCTGACCGGAGGTACGTGAGCGCGTGAAGTGACCGGCCGAACGGCCCCGTTGCCTGCGAGAGGCGACGGGGCCGTTCGGCCATACCGGGACCGGGACCGGGACCGGGACCGGGACCGGGACCGGTACCGGTGTTGGCGTCGGTACGGGCTCAGCCGAGCGGGAACTCGCCGGCCTTGACCCCCGCGACGAAGGAGGCGAACGAGGCGGCCGGGAAGGCCAGGGCCGGGCCGCCCGGGTCCTTGGAGTCGCGCACGGGGACCACGCCGCTCGAAGTGATGAGGTTGGCAGCGACCTCGACGCAGGCACCGCCATTGGAACTGTACGAGGACTTGAACCAACGAGGGGATTCGGTCGTCACGACATGCCCTTTCGTAGCTGGTGGACCATGGCCACGGACGCCGCCTGCGACAGCGCCTCGGCCTGTAGTTGATGGTAGGCCCCGAGCAGGGGCAGTACGGCGGTCGGTTCTCGGTCGAAGTGTCCCTGCGCCTGTGACTCGGCGTACAGGGCAACGGATCGGTCCGCGAGGGTGAGCAGGTAGATCGAGAGGTTGAACGAGCGGCGCGCACCCATGCTGAAGGGGGCCACCTGGACGATCCAGTGGGGCTGAGCGGCCACCTCGACCAGCCGTTGCAACTGGGCGTTCATGACCTCGGCGCCACCGACTGCGTGATGCAGAGAGCCCTCGTCCAACACGACGATCACCAGGGGCGGCCGAACCCTCACCAGCGCCGCTTGCCGGTCCATCAGGACAGCGACCCGCTCGGCGGCCTGCTCAGCCGTGATGGTGCCCCGCTGGACTTCGCCCTCTGCCATGGCTTCCGCGTACTCGCGTGTTTGCAGCAACCCCGGGATGATGCCGATCTCGAACAGCCGGATCTCCGTCGCCCTGGCCTCGTACCCGACGTACTCCGGGAAACCCTCCAGCATCGAGCCCCGCCGCATCTCGATGTGTTCGCGTTCGAACGAGTTCGCGGTGTTGGCCGTGCCGAAGGCGACGTCAAGCCGCCGTGCTGTGGAGAGGGTTGACGGCTTGCGACCAGTTTCGAGAGCCGAGATGTGCTGGCTGGAACACCCCACCCGATCGCCCAGCTCCTCCTGTTTCCACCCGTGGCGCTCCCGCCACCTGCGCACCCGCGCTCCGAACGCGGCTCGCGGGCTGCTTTCCGGGTGGAGTTCCTTGATGTTGACCATGCCGACCCCCGAACTATCCTTCATTTTCGATGATTTGAAGGGCTTCTGACAGTAGGTCAGGATAGGCGCATTCGGTGGTGGAACAACTGCTGAAAGAGGTGAGCTATGGCCATGACTCTGGCGGTGTACCGAATTGACGCGGAGTCCGGGAAGCGCGTGACCGTCAAGAAACGCCACAACGTTGCTCCGAAAAACGTGCCGACATGCTGGAGTTCCGCCTTTCCGCCCTGCTCCTGCGCACGCTGCCGCAGCCTTGAACGTGCGTAAGAACGCGAGAAGTTGACCCCTTCAACGGCTCCGCATCGATATCGGGCGGCGGGTGCGGCGGAAACTACGCACAATTACGCGCCCACCGCGCCGCCACTATGACGAAGAACACATCGCGGAGAGGAGAACCGTATGACCGGCGACGGCAAAGACAACGGGAACGGCAATGGCAGCGGCAATGGCAGCGGCAGCGGGAAGGAACTCATCGACTGGGAGCGGCTGTCCGCACGGGAGGTGTACGCGAGCGAACTCGCCTACCGGCGCAGGCAGTCCGGGATGACCCTGGTCCAACTCGCGGAACTCTGCCTGTACGAACAGTCCTACCTGCACCGCCTCGAACGCGGAACGCGCCTCGGCACCGTCGAGGCCGCCGGCGCCCTGGACCGCGTCTACGGAACCGGGATGCTCCTGGTCAAACTCTGGCACCTGGCCAAACGCGAGGTACGCGACCGGCCCTTCCTGGGCCTGGCGCCCCTGGAGGCCGAAGCCGTCGGCATCCAGGAGTACGCCCTCAGCGCCGTACCCGAACTCCTCCAGACCCGCGCCTACGCCACCGAGCAACTGCGCACCGCACGCCCCGGCAGCACCGCACTCGCCGCACGCGTCGCCGCACGGATGGCCCGGCAGGCACGCCTCACCGACCCCGAGCCCGTCCACTACCGCGCCCTGATCGACGAAGCCGTGCTCCGCCGCACGGCACGCGACCGGCACACCTGGACCGGGCAACTCGACCACCTCATCGAGGCCGCCCAACGCCCCGACATCTCCCTGCACGTGGTGCCGTTCGGCACCGGACCCCACCACATCCTCGGCTCCGTCGAACTCCTCTACTTCCCCGACGGCCGCACCGTCGCCTACACGCAAAGCAGCCTCGGCGGCCACCTCGTCGAAGAACCCGAGGACGTCGAACCCCTCCGCCTCGCCTACGACATCCTCCGCGACACCGC encodes:
- a CDS encoding DUF2637 domain-containing protein, with product MRITDISLDWMISAGIGLVVLAACVFVFRNRRASGDSATQGDSWERSEERRRRKEAVYGSASYVLLFCCAAVAAALSFHGLVGFGRQNLGLTNGWEYLVPFGLDGAAMFCSVLAVREASHGDAALGSRMLVWMFAGAAAWFNWVHAPRGVEHAGAPQFFAGMSLSAAVLFDRALKQTRRAALREQGLVPRPLPQIRMVRWLRAPRETYGAWSLMLLEGVRSLDEAVEEVREDKRQREQNELRRREHDRMERAKIKALTRQGRPWPRGGRGGRQVELPASSSAGSGQPASEPVIAPSVELPAGELPVRARPALQPVREGAPAPAPAVNSAAEQPASASRSAEPASTPASSPKTIDLIAEDDTLTLPRLDSLERKLEDLERQFG
- a CDS encoding DUF397 domain-containing protein is translated as MTTESPRWFKSSYSSNGGACVEVAANLITSSGVVPVRDSKDPGGPALAFPAASFASFVAGVKAGEFPLG
- a CDS encoding GntR family transcriptional regulator, which encodes MPADAAPWAAGSRAERSDPGRRRRSARGDGGGEEQETVEPATAMVPPARVPERLSVRDQVLDGLRAAIVSGRLAPGSVHSAPELAARYGVSATPVREAMQLLAREGAVEVLPNRGFRVAEHTERDLAELAQVRALLEVPVVLELTRAVPADRWEELRPLADAAVALAARGDSGAYAEADRAFHRAVLGLSGNRHLVAVADELHCRTQWPAAVLRREGGVVAVRDRLVADAAEHCGLLDAVAAGDAELAEAVARRHFGAGGGCAGAGGAEGAEGAPAR
- a CDS encoding helix-turn-helix domain-containing protein, translating into MTGDGKDNGNGNGSGNGSGSGKELIDWERLSAREVYASELAYRRRQSGMTLVQLAELCLYEQSYLHRLERGTRLGTVEAAGALDRVYGTGMLLVKLWHLAKREVRDRPFLGLAPLEAEAVGIQEYALSAVPELLQTRAYATEQLRTARPGSTALAARVAARMARQARLTDPEPVHYRALIDEAVLRRTARDRHTWTGQLDHLIEAAQRPDISLHVVPFGTGPHHILGSVELLYFPDGRTVAYTQSSLGGHLVEEPEDVEPLRLAYDILRDTALTPTESLTFLRALRDQAPDT
- the asnB gene encoding asparagine synthase (glutamine-hydrolyzing), producing the protein MCGITGWVSYQRDLAGQRPTVDAMTETMSCRGPDDRGTWISGPAALGHRRLAIIDLPGGRQPMTVEAPGGTVAMVYSGETYNFTELRAELAGRGHRFTTDSDTEVVLHGYLEWGAAVAERLNGMYAFAIWDDREKKLVMVRDRMGIKPFYYYPTADGVLFGSEPKAILANPLAERTVTLDGLRELLVMVKTPGHGFWDGMHEVEPGTVVTVDRSGIRTHRYWSLETRPHTDDKEATIRHVRTLLDDIVRRQLVADVPRCTLLSGGLDSSAMTALAAQQLARTGETVRSFAVDFVGQAENFVADELRGTPDTPFVHDVARTSGTEHQDIVLDSDQLADPEVRSRVIAARDLPAGFGDMDASLYLLFKAIRAHSTVALSGESADEVFGGYLQFFDPEARKGLTFPWLESFGRHFGDDEAILGEDLKHSLDLASYVADSYATASGEVRRLDGESDFESRMRTISYLHLTRFVRILLDRKDRASMAVGLEVRVPFCDHRLVEYVYNAPWALKSFDGREKSLLREATADVLPRSVYDRVKSPYPSTQDPAYAVALQKNVKEVLAQPSHPVFELVSRSVLEEAVRIDTPQITQASRRGLERALDLALWIDMYRPTLKLT
- a CDS encoding ATP-binding protein translates to MRRAVRRADLPAVAETRRVLRDNLREWGVSALVDTTELLATELLTNALQHTCGGAVLTATLSPEALRAGMAGQWLRIEVRDTVARLPRPRRREVDPAGDHGTSGRGLLLVEALADAWGVRPCPTGGKEVWFELRAHPN
- a CDS encoding helix-turn-helix domain-containing protein codes for the protein MVNIKELHPESSPRAAFGARVRRWRERHGWKQEELGDRVGCSSQHISALETGRKPSTLSTARRLDVAFGTANTANSFEREHIEMRRGSMLEGFPEYVGYEARATEIRLFEIGIIPGLLQTREYAEAMAEGEVQRGTITAEQAAERVAVLMDRQAALVRVRPPLVIVVLDEGSLHHAVGGAEVMNAQLQRLVEVAAQPHWIVQVAPFSMGARRSFNLSIYLLTLADRSVALYAESQAQGHFDREPTAVLPLLGAYHQLQAEALSQAASVAMVHQLRKGMS
- a CDS encoding (2Fe-2S)-binding protein, which encodes MLATSASYARLSAVFPQLRITAAPPPSGAGWIGAGELAAGGAALEAFVTQTTAELAPGRDRPPRPDVAATLALHRYLWPACLLFTVPWFLHGRVPRLPVEDVAFQPASGRITVRTRSFSCLPGDPGAALPGARTADHPAALRDELRAAVAEHVAPVLAGFGPLLRRGRHALWGMVTDEITEGLWYVGRLFDQEERAVTELAALLPGGIHPFPGGAGFQPATAVDGPSTGTPCASSSRTRLTCCLYYTISPADTCTTCPRRRVADRIDRRASVA